In Lacrimispora indolis DSM 755, a genomic segment contains:
- a CDS encoding DUF4491 family protein → MLWSGVIIGAISFLIIGIFHPIVIHCQYYFTDRIWPVFLIGGLIFCALSLFAHQIILSATLAVTGFTMLWSIGELKEQTKRVQKGWFPENPNRVKK, encoded by the coding sequence ATGCTTTGGTCAGGAGTAATAATCGGCGCTATTTCATTTCTTATTATCGGTATCTTTCATCCGATCGTGATTCATTGCCAATACTATTTTACGGATCGGATATGGCCTGTCTTTCTAATCGGAGGACTCATTTTTTGTGCATTGTCACTGTTCGCCCATCAAATCATCTTATCAGCCACATTGGCGGTAACAGGTTTCACCATGCTTTGGAGCATCGGAGAGCTTAAGGAGCAAACCAAGCGGGTGCAAAAAGGCTGGTTTCCTGAAAATCCCAATCGTGTCAAAAAGTAA
- a CDS encoding catalase produces MNDEYKKLTNEVGAPVADNENALTAGPRGPVVMQDVWLMEKMAHFNREVIPERRMHAKGWGAYGKLTVTHDISQYTKAKVLQPGAETELFLRFSTVAGERGAADCERDIRGVAVKFYTEEGNWDLVGNNTPTFFIRDVHNFSDLNRAVKRDPRTGRRSAQNNWDFWTLLPECFHQITVVMSDRGIPASFRNMHFFGEHTFSFYNEKNERFWCKFHFKTQQGIKNLSNEEAAKINGMDREYHGKDLYEAIERGDFPKWTMYVQIMTEEQAKNHYENPFDITKIWRHREYPLIEVGELELNRNPENFFAEVEQSAFTPAHVVPGIGFSPDRFLQGRLFSYGDAQRYRLGVNHNQIPVNRAKVEVNEYHRDGSMRVDGNYGGAPAYSPNSYGAWTAQPEVMEPPLDLEGAMYRYDPKDDPTDDCFRAGGDLWRVLTEEKKQILIENTAGDIAPVTENIKYRHAVHCYLADPEYGERFTKAAGLSMDKVMELSRLDNNGLIQATLPSAM; encoded by the coding sequence ATGAACGACGAGTACAAGAAATTAACCAATGAAGTTGGTGCTCCAGTAGCTGATAATGAGAACGCCCTCACAGCTGGCCCCCGGGGACCTGTGGTAATGCAGGACGTATGGCTGATGGAAAAGATGGCCCACTTCAACCGCGAGGTTATCCCTGAACGCCGCATGCATGCAAAGGGCTGGGGTGCTTACGGCAAATTAACCGTTACCCATGACATCTCCCAATATACCAAGGCCAAGGTTCTGCAGCCCGGTGCTGAGACCGAATTATTCCTTCGCTTCTCCACAGTTGCAGGTGAGAGGGGGGCCGCTGACTGCGAACGGGACATCCGCGGTGTGGCTGTTAAGTTCTACACAGAGGAAGGGAACTGGGACTTAGTCGGCAATAACACCCCCACCTTCTTCATCCGTGATGTACATAATTTCTCCGATTTAAACCGTGCCGTAAAGCGAGACCCGCGCACCGGCCGCCGTTCCGCCCAGAATAACTGGGACTTCTGGACGCTGCTGCCTGAATGCTTTCATCAGATCACCGTGGTTATGAGCGACCGGGGCATTCCTGCTTCCTTCCGCAACATGCATTTCTTCGGCGAACACACCTTTTCCTTTTACAATGAAAAGAATGAGCGTTTTTGGTGCAAGTTCCATTTCAAGACCCAGCAGGGCATTAAAAACTTAAGCAACGAAGAAGCCGCCAAGATCAATGGCATGGACCGGGAATACCATGGAAAGGATTTATATGAAGCAATTGAGCGGGGCGATTTCCCCAAATGGACCATGTATGTGCAAATCATGACTGAGGAACAGGCCAAAAACCATTACGAGAATCCCTTTGACATTACGAAAATCTGGCGCCACAGGGAGTATCCCCTTATAGAAGTCGGCGAACTGGAGCTAAACCGGAATCCGGAAAACTTTTTTGCGGAGGTGGAGCAGTCCGCCTTTACTCCTGCTCACGTGGTTCCCGGCATCGGCTTTAGTCCGGACCGATTCCTTCAGGGACGGTTATTCTCTTACGGCGATGCACAACGTTACCGCCTGGGCGTAAACCACAATCAAATCCCGGTGAACCGTGCCAAGGTGGAAGTCAATGAGTATCACCGTGACGGCTCAATGCGTGTGGACGGCAACTACGGCGGCGCTCCTGCGTATTCTCCCAACAGCTACGGTGCCTGGACTGCCCAGCCTGAAGTTATGGAACCGCCTCTGGATCTGGAAGGCGCCATGTACCGTTACGACCCAAAGGATGACCCAACAGATGACTGCTTCCGTGCCGGCGGTGATTTATGGCGCGTACTGACGGAAGAAAAGAAACAGATCCTCATTGAAAATACTGCTGGAGATATAGCTCCTGTCACAGAGAATATCAAATACCGTCATGCGGTCCACTGCTATCTGGCTGATCCTGAGTATGGAGAGCGCTTTACAAAAGCTGCAGGTCTGTCCATGGATAAGGTCATGGAGCTTTCCAGGCTGGACAATAACGGCCTGATTCAGGCGACGCTTCCCAGTGCGATGTAA